In one Syntrophales bacterium genomic region, the following are encoded:
- a CDS encoding FAD-dependent thymidylate synthase, with product MNIILAGYNLDYEIIKEIESSKPDVNTLTPETISAAYARISRNPHPVNKLREMARNEVEKARQSNRNIVFGMGHSSIAEHAVFNIDVLDVSRLLVEEIEKFRLCSYTEKSQRYVLLKDDFVIPEEIRQTGIEDSYINTIKEQNKFYHELYSSLKPYVFEKNKEMASDPANHRVLEGWAKEDARYIISMATETQLGMTLNARNLELMLRRCAAHPLAEAKEYSEKLYRATKDIAPSLIRYTKPTEFDLMTRPDMKTKVTELIGKRGGGAEKGRNTEEDTVILSYSTPDADDRTVATLIHSSSNIPLEECMTIASSMEREEKEEIIKTACRYMKSYDAALREFENVDLLFELTISATCFAQLKRHRIATITCQDYDPTLGITIPPAISETGMESRFRDVISRTEETYNQIKKLAPTAAAYILTNSHRKRVAIKINARELYHIARLRVDRDAQWDIRETAEKMLTLGREAMPHTLMLATGKDGFTSLYDQYFADVK from the coding sequence TTGAATATAATTCTTGCCGGATACAATCTTGATTATGAAATTATAAAAGAAATCGAATCATCAAAACCCGATGTAAATACCCTCACACCTGAGACCATCTCCGCTGCTTATGCCCGTATCAGCAGAAATCCCCACCCTGTAAATAAACTGAGAGAAATGGCCAGGAACGAAGTTGAAAAGGCAAGGCAGTCCAACCGTAATATCGTCTTCGGCATGGGACACAGTTCCATCGCCGAACATGCCGTCTTCAACATAGATGTCCTTGACGTTTCACGCCTCCTCGTTGAGGAAATCGAAAAGTTTCGCCTCTGTTCCTACACAGAAAAATCGCAAAGGTATGTCCTGCTGAAAGACGACTTTGTCATTCCTGAAGAAATACGGCAAACAGGTATCGAGGATTCCTACATTAATACTATCAAAGAGCAGAACAAATTTTACCATGAGTTATATTCATCTCTTAAACCGTATGTCTTTGAAAAAAACAAGGAGATGGCATCTGATCCGGCAAACCACAGGGTTTTAGAAGGATGGGCAAAGGAAGACGCAAGATACATTATTTCCATGGCAACTGAAACCCAGCTCGGAATGACCCTCAATGCAAGAAACCTTGAGTTAATGCTGAGGCGCTGTGCCGCTCACCCTCTGGCCGAGGCCAAGGAGTACAGCGAAAAACTCTACCGTGCAACGAAAGATATTGCCCCCTCTCTGATCAGATACACAAAGCCGACCGAATTTGACCTCATGACGAGGCCGGACATGAAGACAAAGGTGACAGAGTTGATTGGAAAACGGGGCGGAGGAGCTGAAAAGGGAAGAAACACCGAAGAAGATACTGTCATCCTCTCATATTCAACACCTGATGCCGATGACAGAACTGTGGCCACACTTATACACTCTTCATCAAACATTCCCTTAGAGGAGTGCATGACAATTGCCTCTTCCATGGAAAGAGAAGAAAAGGAAGAAATTATCAAAACCGCTTGCCGGTATATGAAATCATATGATGCCGCCCTTCGGGAATTTGAAAACGTCGACCTCCTCTTCGAGCTCACCATAAGTGCAACATGCTTTGCCCAGTTGAAACGGCATCGGATAGCCACTATAACCTGCCAGGATTACGACCCAACACTTGGCATCACAATACCGCCAGCGATATCCGAAACCGGAATGGAGAGCCGTTTTAGAGATGTCATATCCAGGACAGAGGAAACTTATAATCAGATAAAGAAATTGGCCCCGACCGCGGCAGCCTACATACTGACTAACTCCCATCGAAAAAGAGTTGCCATAAAGATAAACGCGAGGGAGTTATACCATATCGCCCGACTTAGGGTAGACAGAGACGCTCAGTGGGATATAAGAGAAACTGCCGAAAAGATGCTGACACTGGGAAGAGAAGCAATGCCCCATACTCTCATGCTGGCCACTGGGAAAGACGGTTTTACCTCACTCTACGACCAGTACTTTGCCGACGTGAAGTAG
- a CDS encoding MBL fold metallo-hydrolase, whose protein sequence is MNGEIILNEVDKVEILTLQDNNIDIVAMDDSAVISRAKIAKDGKIKNSILAEHGYSAIVKTTTGDKTRTMLFDFGFSEGGAAFNADVLGVEMEAVEVMALSHGHTDHIGGLGKLVRMIGKEGIELVLHPSAFRFPRYLKMREDSKAYFLKFTREIVEKAGVKVVETKEPYSLLDGDVLFLGEIERKTDFEKGFPSAHFEEDGVEKWDPIEDDTSIVMHVKGKGLIVLSGCAHSGIINTVNYAKAVTGIDEVFTIMGGFHLSGPAFEPIIGRTTEELKEFDPEYMIPLHCTGRKAIMHIEKEMPDQFILNMSGTKLTFAA, encoded by the coding sequence ATGAACGGGGAGATTATTTTAAACGAGGTTGACAAGGTCGAGATACTAACACTACAGGACAACAATATAGATATTGTAGCGATGGATGATAGTGCCGTTATATCGAGGGCGAAGATTGCCAAGGACGGGAAAATAAAAAATTCCATTCTGGCGGAACATGGTTATTCAGCTATAGTCAAAACTACAACAGGAGATAAGACGAGAACAATGTTGTTTGATTTCGGGTTTTCAGAAGGCGGGGCGGCTTTTAATGCTGATGTGCTTGGTGTGGAGATGGAGGCAGTTGAGGTGATGGCCCTTTCTCATGGTCATACTGACCACATTGGAGGTCTTGGGAAGCTTGTCAGAATGATCGGTAAAGAGGGAATAGAATTGGTTCTCCACCCGAGTGCGTTCAGGTTTCCAAGGTATTTGAAAATGAGAGAAGATTCTAAGGCTTATTTCCTGAAATTTACAAGGGAAATAGTCGAAAAGGCAGGGGTCAAAGTTGTGGAAACAAAAGAGCCTTATAGTCTTTTAGATGGTGACGTTCTGTTTTTAGGGGAGATAGAGCGTAAAACAGATTTTGAAAAGGGATTTCCCAGCGCTCATTTTGAGGAAGATGGCGTTGAAAAATGGGATCCCATAGAAGATGATACCTCAATTGTGATGCACGTAAAGGGAAAAGGCCTTATTGTCCTTTCAGGATGTGCACATTCCGGCATTATCAATACGGTAAATTATGCCAAGGCTGTTACGGGTATCGATGAGGTCTTTACAATTATGGGGGGCTTTCATCTTTCAGGTCCGGCATTCGAACCGATTATAGGCAGGACGACGGAAGAACTGAAGGAATTTGATCCCGAATATATGATACCGCTTCACTGTACCGGCAGAAAAGCGATTATGCATATTGAAAAGGAAATGCCGGATCAATTCATTTTGAATATGTCAGGAACAAAACTGACCTTTGCAGCATAG